The following nucleotide sequence is from Methanolinea sp..
GGTGACAACAGTGGTGTTGTTCTCCGTCATCACAGTACGGGTGATGTCCGCCCCGCTTGCCTGGGCGGTGACGAGGATGAGAAGAACGAGAGCCGTGGCCGGGATTCCGGTTCGCATATGCATATTTGAATTTCGTAGCACATATCATAAAAATTGTCTTATTTATTAACGTCCCAGTTGTTATGTTATGAAAAAGTTGGATGACCACCCAGATCCCCGCCAGGTTCATGAGGGTCTTTTCCACTCACTCAACATATATTACCACACTCGTCTAAAGGGGAAACCAGGTGAAGGCTGATACCGCGATCGAGGCCTGTGACCTGACCCGGCTCTACGGGGATCTCTATGCCGTTGACGGGCTCACGCTCTCAGTTGGAAACGAGATCTTCGGGCTTCTCGGGCCGAATGGATCGGGAAAGACAACAACGGTCCTTATGCTGACCACGCTGCTTCGGCCCACCAGCGGATCGGCAACGGTCTGCGGCCATGATGTGGTGGAAGAGGCGCGCGAGGTCAGGGAGCACATCAGCTACGTGCCGCAGGACATGGCGGTGGACATCAAGCTGACCGGCAGGGAGAACGTGGCTCTCTTTGCCAAGCTCTACGGCGTAAATCACCGGGATGACAGGATCGATGAAGTCCTGGCTATCATGGAACTCGACGCGCGGGCGGATGACCTGGTCCGCACCTATTCGGGTGGGATGCGGCGGCGCCTGGAGCTTGCCCAGGCCCTGGTACATGAGCCGCAAGTCCTCTTCCTCGATGAACCGACAATCGGGCTTGATGTCGCCGCCCGGAGGAAGATCT
It contains:
- a CDS encoding ATP-binding cassette domain-containing protein; protein product: MKADTAIEACDLTRLYGDLYAVDGLTLSVGNEIFGLLGPNGSGKTTTVLMLTTLLRPTSGSATVCGHDVVEEAREVREHISYVPQDMAVDIKLTGRENVALFAKLYGVNHRDDRIDEVLAIMELDARADDLVRTYSGGMRRRLELAQALVHEPQVLFLDEPTIGLDVAARRKIWEHIRALKGRGMTIFVTTHYMDEADISCDRVAILEHGRLVAVDTPARLKNHEAADIITVRIAGAWDGTVPEGVRFLGEEEDELVFSAQDGSTVAPVMVRHFERQGASVRAISVRTPTLDDIFLTLVKSRDEAGGFDDRRFRTMLRRR